The Chthonomonas sp. genome includes a window with the following:
- a CDS encoding PEP-CTERM sorting domain-containing protein, protein MTRLNRRIATFGLLVAVSGVAQAVTFSNIIIQSPPLNLGSSHSISGNAISFFTPNASVGDAKAPLRSATLNIQYDAQSGPMMIANQVGIALGTALLGTGTVSFVELVMELDGPGPNANELGLIGFDTHVFSGTNTVYSNTITFSKPVKWFRAKKAFTLDAPNSPATDLAALAIVNQNIKVVPEPASIAAMALGVVALASRRRRK, encoded by the coding sequence ATGACTCGACTTAATCGTCGCATCGCGACTTTTGGTCTACTCGTAGCAGTTTCGGGCGTTGCTCAGGCTGTGACTTTTTCGAATATCATCATTCAGAGCCCACCGTTGAATCTCGGTTCGAGCCACTCGATCTCGGGTAACGCGATTAGCTTCTTCACGCCGAACGCTTCGGTTGGAGATGCCAAGGCTCCGCTGCGATCGGCCACGCTGAACATTCAGTACGACGCACAGAGTGGCCCGATGATGATCGCCAACCAGGTTGGCATCGCGCTGGGAACGGCTCTGCTCGGCACCGGTACGGTCAGCTTCGTTGAGCTCGTCATGGAGCTCGATGGTCCTGGTCCGAACGCGAACGAGCTCGGCCTGATCGGTTTCGATACCCACGTCTTCTCGGGTACGAACACCGTCTATTCGAACACGATCACCTTCAGCAAGCCGGTGAAGTGGTTCCGAGCCAAGAAGGCGTTCACTTTGGACGCACCGAACAGCCCGGCAACGGACTTGGCAGCTCTGGCAATTGTCAACCAGAACATCAAGGTTGTGCCTGAGCCCGCCAGCATCGCCGCGATGGCACTTGGTGTCGTTGCGTTGGCATCGCGCCGACGACGAAAGTAA
- a CDS encoding HlyC/CorC family transporter, with protein MGSGGSWQWFVSILLVLSNAMFVAAEYGLVGARRSRIESLAKAGSRSARILLAEMANTPRYIASIQIAITMVGIGMGAITEPVFTEAISGWLGSSVNRGVSVACSLVLVTFVMVVVGELVPKYVSLQHAERVAVVTIVPLKVFTTALSPLVWLVQVSGRGILKLIRVEANPDNAKLSKEELMLLVRSGTSEGALEEEHASVVSKALRFDELDADDVMIHRLDMKWLSLETPKESLLVEMAKCGHSRVPVCREDLDDIVGILYANDLLRHWGDADFELEKHLRPVEVVPENLSLNRIVSRMRESRTHLVIVVDEYGGTSGLITLEDVVEEVFGEMDDQVEAERPAIEKVAERRISMRADVRYDELLEFLGREDDSSDISTDTLAQVMIDQLGRMAKLGDSVATELGTLRVENMARRRITRIGLQLVRDEDS; from the coding sequence ATGGGAAGCGGGGGTTCCTGGCAGTGGTTCGTAAGCATCTTGCTTGTACTCAGCAACGCCATGTTTGTGGCCGCCGAGTACGGACTGGTGGGGGCGCGGCGTAGCCGTATCGAATCACTCGCAAAGGCGGGAAGCCGGTCGGCCCGGATCCTCTTGGCCGAGATGGCAAACACTCCCCGGTACATCGCTTCCATCCAGATCGCAATCACGATGGTCGGCATCGGAATGGGCGCGATCACCGAGCCGGTCTTCACCGAGGCGATCTCCGGATGGTTGGGTAGCAGCGTCAATCGTGGCGTGAGCGTCGCCTGCTCGCTGGTTCTCGTGACCTTCGTCATGGTGGTCGTGGGCGAGCTCGTACCGAAGTACGTCAGCTTGCAGCACGCCGAGCGAGTCGCCGTCGTCACGATTGTGCCGCTGAAGGTGTTTACGACGGCCCTGTCGCCGTTGGTGTGGCTCGTGCAAGTCTCTGGCCGCGGGATTCTGAAGCTGATTCGAGTCGAGGCGAACCCGGACAACGCAAAACTCTCGAAGGAAGAGTTGATGCTCCTTGTGCGATCGGGTACGAGCGAGGGCGCACTCGAAGAGGAGCACGCAAGCGTCGTGAGCAAAGCGCTGCGGTTCGACGAGCTCGACGCGGACGACGTGATGATCCACCGCCTGGACATGAAGTGGCTTTCGCTCGAGACGCCCAAAGAGTCGCTGCTCGTGGAGATGGCTAAGTGCGGGCACAGCCGCGTGCCGGTGTGCCGCGAGGACCTGGACGACATCGTCGGGATCCTCTATGCAAACGATCTTCTCCGTCACTGGGGCGATGCCGATTTTGAGCTTGAGAAGCACCTGCGTCCCGTCGAAGTGGTCCCCGAAAACCTCAGCCTAAACCGCATCGTCTCCCGCATGCGCGAATCGCGCACTCACCTGGTCATCGTCGTGGACGAGTACGGCGGAACGAGCGGACTCATCACGCTGGAGGATGTCGTCGAAGAGGTCTTCGGTGAGATGGACGACCAAGTCGAAGCCGAGCGACCTGCTATCGAGAAGGTCGCGGAACGACGCATCAGCATGCGCGCTGACGTGCGATACGATGAGTTGCTTGAGTTCCTCGGTCGCGAAGACGACTCCAGTGATATCTCGACCGATACGCTGGCCCAGGTCATGATCGATCAGCTTGGCCGAATGGCCAAGTTGGGCGACTCGGTCGCGACGGAGTTGGGCACCCTGCGGGTCGAGAACATGGCCCGGCGACGCATCACCCGGATCGGGCTTCAGCTCGTGCGGGACGAAGACTCGTAG
- a CDS encoding PEP-CTERM sorting domain-containing protein: MATLATLVAVAGVANAVTFSNVSISAAPLSNFSSYWSSGNAISFFTPMAVVSDATAPMRTGNLTIQYDADSSSMMVANVVGVALGTALQGSGTVAFTESIYNLDCNTNTVTGLIGFDSYTFVAGGPTVYSNTISLTQSTQCIRVVKTFALSALDTPVNDLAALAVVNQNIQTSPVPEPATFAALGLGVVAVMRRRRKN; the protein is encoded by the coding sequence ATGGCTACGCTCGCAACGCTTGTAGCGGTTGCAGGTGTTGCAAATGCAGTCACTTTTTCAAACGTCTCGATCAGTGCGGCTCCGTTGTCGAACTTTTCGAGCTACTGGTCTTCGGGGAACGCAATCAGCTTCTTCACGCCCATGGCGGTTGTGAGCGATGCAACGGCCCCGATGCGCACTGGCAACCTGACCATCCAGTACGATGCTGATAGCAGCTCGATGATGGTAGCAAACGTTGTCGGAGTTGCCCTGGGCACAGCCCTGCAGGGTAGCGGCACGGTCGCGTTCACTGAGTCAATCTACAACCTCGACTGCAACACGAATACGGTGACGGGCCTGATCGGCTTCGACTCGTACACGTTCGTTGCGGGTGGTCCGACGGTCTACTCGAACACGATTTCGTTGACGCAGTCCACGCAGTGCATTCGCGTCGTCAAGACGTTCGCCCTGAGCGCTCTGGACACCCCGGTCAACGATCTTGCGGCCCTCGCCGTCGTCAACCAGAACATCCAGACGTCGCCGGTGCCTGAGCCTGCTACTTTCGCAGCGCTTGGTCTGGGCGTCGTCGCTGTGATGCGACGACGTCGAAAGAACTAA
- the ilvD gene encoding dihydroxy-acid dehydratase produces the protein MTWAGRPGFDPKHRSRTLTEQPDKTANRAMMRAMGLTDADLQRPWVGVATVWSEATPCNVNLDEQGKQIAQAVHACGGTPRRFNTISVSDGIGMGHQGMKASLVSREVIADSVELMMMAHGYDALVGVAGCDKSLPGMLMAMARLNVPSIFVYGGTIMPGRYKDRDVTIQDAFEAAGAYAAGTITAEELHAIECAVCPGAGACGGQYTANTMACVAEALGMALPGSTSAPAVSEDRREILDQIGIAMMEAAHSGLLPSDIMTRKAFENAVMVGAATGGSTNIALHLPAIAHELDIKLDLEDIHRISERTPTLANLRPGGKYVMLDLHQVGGVPTVLKALLDAGCLHGDALCVNGRTMDANLAAVEIPADQDVVFRADQPLSPTGGLVVLRGNLAPEGGVMKTTGVSKTRHQGPARVFDCEEAAMAAVQARQIQKGDVVVIRYEGPTGGPGMREMLGVTAAIVGQGLGYDVALMTDGRFSGATRGLMVGHIGPEAQRGGPIALIQDGDQITLDIETRELSVALSDEVLEQRRQGWSAPKRDVRGALARYAKLVGPACDGAVTH, from the coding sequence ATGACGTGGGCTGGCCGGCCAGGCTTTGATCCAAAACACCGGTCGCGCACCCTGACCGAACAGCCCGACAAGACCGCGAATCGGGCCATGATGCGCGCGATGGGGCTTACTGATGCCGACCTACAACGACCGTGGGTCGGCGTCGCCACCGTCTGGAGCGAGGCGACACCGTGCAACGTGAACCTGGACGAGCAAGGAAAGCAGATCGCGCAGGCGGTGCATGCGTGCGGCGGCACGCCGCGGCGGTTCAACACCATCTCGGTCAGCGACGGCATCGGCATGGGCCACCAAGGGATGAAGGCTTCGCTCGTCTCGAGAGAGGTCATCGCGGATAGCGTCGAGCTGATGATGATGGCGCATGGCTACGATGCGCTCGTTGGGGTCGCGGGTTGCGACAAGAGCCTCCCCGGGATGCTTATGGCGATGGCCCGGCTAAACGTTCCGAGCATTTTCGTCTACGGCGGGACGATCATGCCCGGTCGGTACAAAGATCGCGACGTCACAATTCAAGACGCGTTCGAGGCGGCAGGGGCGTACGCGGCAGGCACGATCACCGCGGAGGAGTTGCACGCCATCGAATGCGCGGTCTGCCCCGGAGCCGGCGCATGCGGCGGACAGTACACGGCGAACACCATGGCCTGCGTCGCGGAAGCGCTGGGGATGGCGTTGCCGGGCTCCACTTCGGCGCCAGCAGTAAGCGAAGATCGTCGCGAGATTTTGGACCAGATCGGTATCGCGATGATGGAAGCAGCGCACAGTGGCCTGTTGCCCAGCGACATCATGACCCGCAAGGCATTCGAGAACGCGGTCATGGTGGGTGCGGCGACCGGCGGATCGACGAATATCGCGCTGCACCTGCCCGCGATCGCCCATGAGCTGGACATCAAACTTGACCTGGAAGATATTCATCGTATCAGCGAGCGGACTCCGACGCTGGCGAACCTAAGGCCCGGCGGCAAGTACGTGATGCTCGACCTCCACCAGGTTGGAGGTGTGCCGACCGTCCTAAAGGCCCTGCTGGATGCTGGCTGTCTGCACGGCGACGCGCTTTGCGTCAATGGACGCACGATGGATGCGAACCTTGCTGCCGTTGAGATTCCGGCGGATCAGGACGTCGTCTTTCGCGCCGATCAGCCTCTCTCGCCTACCGGCGGGTTGGTCGTTCTGCGCGGCAATCTGGCTCCCGAGGGCGGAGTCATGAAGACCACGGGCGTCTCCAAGACTCGCCACCAAGGTCCGGCGAGGGTCTTTGACTGCGAGGAGGCGGCGATGGCGGCCGTCCAAGCGCGCCAGATTCAGAAAGGGGACGTGGTGGTCATCCGATATGAAGGTCCAACCGGTGGTCCAGGGATGCGCGAGATGCTCGGAGTGACGGCCGCGATCGTGGGACAAGGATTGGGGTACGACGTCGCGCTCATGACGGACGGCCGGTTCTCAGGAGCGACCCGAGGGCTGATGGTGGGTCATATAGGTCCAGAAGCGCAGCGCGGCGGCCCGATTGCACTCATCCAGGATGGAGACCAAATCACGCTTGACATCGAAACGCGTGAACTAAGCGTCGCGCTGAGCGACGAGGTCTTGGAGCAGAGGAGACAGGGCTGGTCAGCTCCGAAACGCGATGTTCGCGGCGCACTGGCACGCTATGCGAAGCTTGTGGGTCCCGCATGCGACGGTGCTGTAACGCACTAG
- the ilvB gene encoding biosynthetic-type acetolactate synthase large subunit: MIEEEEQQTRSGARIVLESLVREGVETLFGYPGGVVLPLYDEFLHWPQIRHILVRHEQCAAHMADGYARATGRVGVCLGTSGPGATNLVTGIANAMMDSVPMVVLTGQVNTWAIGKDAFQETDIQGITIPITKHNYLVTNVDDLPYVMAEAFYLARTGRKGPVHVDIPKDVFLATTSAPAPRTIERRGYYLPGAPSTASVQEAVSLLAEAMRPVAIAGAGVVWSETSNALRQLAEKCDLPIINSLLGLGAIDRHDVRSLGMMGMHGEATATIAVQHADLVIGIGNRFDDRLTGNTRGFAPNAKIIHFDIDDSEFGKAVTTYCRVHGDLAQSLPAFLEAAEPKKHTEWWAELKGWQKEYPLALPSDGKFLCRHVMAALDKLTDSDAIIATDVGQHQMWAAQFYKFRRPFQWLSSGGLGTMGFGFPAAAGAKFACPDQEVWAVVGDGGFQMTLQELMTVAENQLDVKICLINNGFLGMVRQWQELFYDNRYSHVAMGNPDYAKLAEAYGIQFYQCTKEEDLEATIQAARAHRGPVLCEFVVEMEENVYPMVAAGASNDSLLMDPALQASEEVSR, translated from the coding sequence ATGATAGAAGAAGAAGAACAACAGACAAGAAGCGGCGCGCGCATCGTGCTGGAATCGCTCGTGCGCGAGGGAGTCGAGACCCTTTTCGGTTATCCCGGAGGAGTGGTCCTGCCGCTCTACGACGAATTCCTGCACTGGCCCCAGATTCGCCATATCCTCGTGCGGCACGAACAGTGTGCCGCGCACATGGCCGATGGTTATGCTCGTGCCACTGGGCGCGTCGGGGTGTGTTTGGGCACCAGCGGCCCCGGCGCGACCAACCTCGTCACGGGCATCGCCAACGCGATGATGGATTCGGTTCCCATGGTCGTGCTCACCGGTCAAGTGAACACGTGGGCGATCGGCAAGGATGCGTTCCAAGAGACCGACATCCAGGGAATCACCATCCCAATCACTAAGCACAACTACCTGGTGACGAACGTGGACGACCTCCCATATGTAATGGCCGAGGCGTTCTACCTTGCCCGCACCGGCCGCAAGGGGCCTGTCCACGTGGACATCCCGAAAGACGTCTTTCTCGCCACGACCTCTGCGCCAGCACCCCGCACCATCGAGCGCAGGGGATACTACCTCCCCGGTGCGCCAAGTACGGCCTCGGTTCAAGAAGCAGTCTCCTTGCTCGCCGAGGCCATGCGCCCTGTTGCAATCGCTGGCGCAGGCGTGGTTTGGAGCGAAACCAGCAATGCGCTGCGTCAACTCGCCGAGAAGTGCGACCTGCCGATCATCAACTCGCTGCTCGGGCTCGGCGCGATCGATCGACACGATGTCCGTTCGCTGGGCATGATGGGTATGCACGGCGAAGCGACGGCCACGATCGCGGTCCAGCATGCCGACCTGGTCATCGGCATCGGGAACCGGTTCGATGACCGTCTGACCGGCAACACGCGCGGCTTTGCCCCTAACGCAAAGATCATCCACTTCGACATCGATGACAGCGAGTTTGGCAAGGCGGTGACCACCTATTGCCGCGTGCACGGAGACCTCGCACAGTCGTTACCGGCGTTCTTGGAAGCGGCTGAGCCCAAGAAACACACCGAATGGTGGGCCGAACTGAAGGGCTGGCAAAAGGAGTATCCGCTAGCCTTGCCGAGCGACGGCAAGTTCCTCTGTCGCCACGTCATGGCCGCACTAGACAAGCTCACGGACAGCGATGCGATCATCGCCACCGACGTGGGGCAGCACCAGATGTGGGCGGCGCAATTCTACAAGTTCCGTCGGCCGTTCCAATGGCTGAGCAGCGGAGGGCTGGGCACGATGGGATTTGGGTTCCCTGCCGCAGCGGGCGCGAAATTCGCGTGCCCGGATCAAGAAGTCTGGGCGGTGGTCGGCGACGGCGGGTTCCAGATGACCCTGCAAGAGTTGATGACCGTCGCGGAGAACCAGCTCGACGTGAAAATCTGCCTCATCAACAACGGCTTCCTCGGCATGGTCCGGCAGTGGCAAGAGTTGTTCTACGACAATCGCTACAGTCACGTGGCGATGGGCAATCCCGACTACGCCAAACTTGCCGAGGCGTACGGCATCCAGTTCTATCAATGCACGAAGGAAGAAGACTTGGAGGCAACGATCCAAGCCGCCCGGGCACACCGAGGGCCGGTTCTGTGCGAATTTGTTGTGGAAATGGAAGAAAACGTATACCCAATGGTCGCAGCTGGCGCGAGCAACGACAGCCTACTGATGGACCCCGCCCTGCAGGCATCTGAGGAGGTGTCGCGATGA
- a CDS encoding glycine--tRNA ligase subunit beta, translating to MSERVADLDRTETEYMPVGQPQQEPPSVGVAVLRELVLELGCEELPAMAVRQAMDDLAKNITSRLAEANISHGEVQTYATPRRLIVGISSVVERQPDSEKEVRGPSVKVAFDAANAPTGALLGFCKSQGVDPNSVTNDGEYVWIRKKNEGQPTAELLTKILPDAICALTFPKSMRWGTAKMRFARPIRWILAVYDHAPVSFSIETVESGSSSVGHRFMSPTTFQAKTLAELLSGLRERFVEPDPILRERMIRDESRKIAPGMVEFDDMLVDENVFLTEWPMPVLGTFREEFMILPEPVLITAMAKHERTFPVRSGDGKLTQHFIAVRNSGHPDAVSEGYEWVLNARFNDAKFFYDEDRKRTFDEFLQRTEAMMFQEELGSVRLRCDRLAALARRIATDWIGETAGDQASMAGLYAKADLSTGLVSELSSLQGVIGGEYARQAGLPGPVADAIAGQYRLSSNLPADTLGEQLAVCVCVADQIDKLAGYLGVGLTPTGSSDPFGLRRAVNLVIEAGLPGSADRWFDYASEQYLAHSLPHNAESMRAALVPIFKGRYEVAFEEVRHDIVQAALADDLTTLANPTLIAGRVEALSQLAPVVEFVQAATRPINIVRAAEKKGIAIQRNGLAAVDVASLDSAEGVALRDAAMQAIPLGEDIDAALDSVRALQGPINAFFEATMVMVDDTKVRDARLSLLAEVSDLLLSYGDFTALVIEG from the coding sequence ATGTCTGAACGCGTTGCCGACCTTGATCGCACAGAAACCGAGTACATGCCGGTAGGCCAGCCCCAACAGGAGCCCCCTTCGGTGGGCGTCGCCGTCCTACGTGAGCTCGTTCTTGAATTGGGTTGCGAAGAGCTACCAGCCATGGCGGTCCGCCAAGCCATGGACGACCTCGCCAAGAACATTACTTCGCGCTTGGCCGAGGCAAACATCAGCCATGGAGAGGTCCAGACGTACGCGACCCCCCGGCGATTGATCGTCGGTATCTCATCGGTTGTCGAGCGACAGCCAGACAGCGAGAAGGAAGTGCGTGGACCGTCTGTGAAAGTCGCATTTGACGCTGCTAATGCTCCGACGGGCGCATTGCTCGGCTTCTGCAAATCGCAAGGCGTAGACCCAAATTCGGTAACCAACGACGGCGAGTACGTGTGGATTCGCAAGAAGAACGAGGGCCAACCGACCGCGGAGTTGTTGACAAAAATCTTGCCGGACGCGATCTGCGCCCTCACATTTCCCAAGTCGATGCGCTGGGGCACCGCCAAGATGCGGTTCGCCCGGCCGATCCGATGGATCCTCGCAGTTTACGACCATGCTCCTGTATCCTTTTCGATCGAAACTGTCGAGTCGGGTTCGAGTTCCGTGGGTCACCGGTTCATGTCCCCCACCACTTTTCAAGCGAAGACGCTGGCAGAGCTGCTTTCTGGCTTGCGCGAGCGGTTCGTCGAGCCCGATCCGATCCTCCGCGAGCGGATGATCCGAGACGAATCGCGCAAAATCGCCCCCGGGATGGTCGAATTCGACGATATGCTGGTGGACGAGAACGTCTTCCTCACGGAGTGGCCGATGCCCGTCTTGGGGACCTTCCGGGAAGAGTTCATGATATTGCCCGAACCTGTCCTGATCACCGCGATGGCCAAGCATGAGCGGACGTTCCCCGTGCGCAGCGGCGACGGCAAGCTCACCCAGCACTTCATCGCCGTTCGTAACTCGGGACACCCAGACGCCGTGAGCGAGGGGTATGAGTGGGTCCTCAACGCCCGGTTCAATGATGCCAAGTTTTTCTACGACGAGGACCGCAAGCGGACCTTCGACGAGTTCCTGCAACGCACCGAAGCGATGATGTTCCAAGAGGAGCTGGGCTCGGTCCGATTGCGCTGCGACCGGCTGGCCGCACTCGCCCGGCGCATTGCCACGGACTGGATCGGAGAGACCGCAGGCGATCAAGCAAGCATGGCGGGTCTGTACGCAAAGGCGGACCTCAGCACGGGCTTGGTCAGCGAGCTCTCGTCCCTCCAAGGGGTCATAGGCGGAGAATACGCCCGCCAAGCCGGGTTGCCCGGTCCGGTGGCCGATGCTATCGCTGGCCAGTATCGGCTTTCCAGCAACCTTCCCGCCGACACCCTCGGTGAGCAGCTCGCGGTCTGCGTCTGCGTGGCAGACCAGATTGACAAGCTCGCGGGCTACCTCGGGGTTGGTTTGACTCCCACCGGATCAAGCGATCCATTCGGCCTGCGCCGCGCTGTGAACCTCGTCATCGAGGCCGGCCTGCCGGGTTCGGCAGATCGTTGGTTTGACTACGCGAGCGAGCAGTATCTGGCGCACTCGCTTCCACACAATGCCGAATCCATGCGCGCTGCGCTTGTCCCCATCTTCAAGGGCCGATACGAAGTCGCGTTCGAAGAAGTCCGGCACGACATCGTGCAGGCCGCCCTCGCCGACGACCTAACGACCCTGGCAAATCCGACACTTATCGCGGGCCGCGTCGAGGCCCTGAGCCAGCTCGCACCGGTGGTTGAGTTTGTACAGGCGGCCACGCGACCCATCAATATCGTGCGCGCCGCGGAGAAGAAGGGGATTGCGATCCAGCGCAACGGTCTTGCAGCGGTCGATGTCGCGAGTCTGGATTCTGCCGAGGGCGTGGCGTTGCGCGATGCGGCCATGCAGGCGATCCCGCTCGGTGAAGATATCGATGCGGCACTCGACTCCGTGCGCGCACTCCAAGGGCCCATCAATGCGTTCTTCGAGGCGACGATGGTCATGGTGGACGACACCAAGGTCCGAGATGCTCGTCTGTCCCTGCTCGCAGAGGTCAGCGACCTGCTGCTGAGCTACGGCGACTTCACCGCACTCGTCATCGAAGGCTAA
- the ilvN gene encoding acetolactate synthase small subunit — protein MKNHTITALVQDEAGTLNRLVSLFRRRGYNLASLNVGVSEQTGFSRLTVVVQGDDQEMNLCVSQLRKLIDVVEANELPTEHGIHRELALIKVNALAHQRSEVLEVVHIVGGRVAHLGQDGMTIEFADEPKQIEHFISLLEPYGVQEIVRTGLVAMRTSGATTR, from the coding sequence ATGAAGAATCACACCATCACCGCCCTCGTCCAGGACGAGGCGGGCACGCTGAATCGGCTCGTTTCGCTCTTCCGCCGACGCGGCTACAACCTCGCCAGCCTCAATGTGGGAGTCAGCGAGCAGACGGGATTCTCGCGACTCACGGTTGTCGTGCAAGGTGACGATCAAGAAATGAACCTGTGCGTCTCGCAACTCCGCAAGCTCATCGACGTCGTCGAAGCGAATGAGCTGCCGACCGAGCACGGGATCCATCGCGAGCTCGCGCTCATAAAGGTCAATGCACTCGCGCACCAGCGTAGCGAGGTGCTGGAGGTTGTGCACATCGTCGGCGGCCGCGTCGCCCACCTAGGACAAGACGGCATGACCATCGAGTTTGCCGACGAGCCCAAGCAGATCGAGCATTTCATCTCTCTTCTGGAGCCGTACGGAGTCCAGGAGATCGTCCGGACGGGGCTGGTGGCGATGCGCACGAGCGGAGCTACCACCCGCTAG
- the ilvC gene encoding ketol-acid reductoisomerase translates to MATIYYEKDCKPAAIFDQTVAIIGYGSQGHAHALNLKDSGARVLVGLHAGSKSRAAAEAAGLEVVSVAEAAAKADVVMLCVPDVPMSKIYNDEMAASLRPGSLVLFAHGLNIHYGLIKPAANLDVGMVAPKGPGHRLRTEYVAGAGLPCLIAIHQDATGRARERAMAYAWGIGGARAGILETTFKEETETDLFGEQSVLCGGLSELIKAGFETLVQAGYQPEAAYFECLHETKLIVDLMYEGGLNWMRYSISDTAEWGDYVAGKQIINSESREAMKEILANIQSGKFVHEWVAENEAGRPVMEARRAEERAHPVEAVGKQLRSMMPFIQDKEPPQ, encoded by the coding sequence ATGGCAACGATTTATTACGAGAAGGACTGTAAACCGGCGGCGATTTTTGACCAGACGGTGGCGATTATTGGCTACGGAAGTCAGGGGCATGCCCACGCCCTGAACCTGAAAGACAGCGGCGCGCGCGTGCTGGTTGGACTGCACGCAGGTTCGAAGAGCCGGGCGGCAGCGGAAGCGGCGGGACTCGAAGTCGTGAGCGTGGCGGAGGCGGCCGCGAAGGCGGACGTCGTCATGCTCTGCGTTCCCGACGTCCCGATGAGCAAGATCTACAACGACGAAATGGCTGCATCTTTGCGTCCGGGATCGCTCGTCTTGTTCGCCCACGGGTTGAACATCCACTACGGTCTGATCAAACCGGCGGCAAACTTGGACGTCGGCATGGTCGCCCCGAAGGGCCCGGGCCACCGATTGCGCACCGAGTACGTCGCGGGTGCCGGGCTCCCGTGCCTCATCGCGATTCACCAGGACGCGACCGGCCGAGCCCGCGAGCGGGCGATGGCGTACGCCTGGGGTATCGGCGGCGCACGCGCGGGGATCCTGGAAACGACCTTCAAGGAAGAGACCGAAACCGATCTTTTCGGCGAGCAGTCGGTCTTGTGCGGCGGCCTCTCTGAGCTCATCAAGGCCGGATTTGAGACGCTCGTGCAAGCGGGCTACCAACCGGAGGCGGCGTACTTCGAGTGCCTGCACGAGACCAAGCTCATCGTCGATCTGATGTACGAGGGCGGGCTGAATTGGATGCGTTACAGCATCAGCGACACCGCCGAGTGGGGCGATTACGTCGCAGGCAAGCAGATCATCAACAGCGAATCGCGCGAGGCGATGAAGGAGATCTTGGCAAACATTCAGAGTGGCAAGTTCGTCCACGAGTGGGTCGCCGAGAACGAGGCGGGCCGGCCCGTGATGGAGGCTCGCCGTGCCGAGGAGCGTGCCCACCCGGTGGAGGCCGTCGGCAAGCAGCTTCGCAGCATGATGCCGTTCATCCAGGATAAGGAACCTCCGCAATGA
- a CDS encoding protease complex subunit PrcB family protein gives MKFWLALCVLLCAAFGVAQFDMQGKPVVRWSTYSSGTQCNATKYSAVALATEGDFQRYWQQNLQGCAPTDVDWNTEQIFAIHLGRRTSGGYRVFVQSIELEQNTLWVRYVEETPARGSATASVMTSPYVLIRIKRTSGVPRFVGTLRESRTIYAPVPDCRCSRGCLANCACACHRQVDYPQIVPYRTLWNGQYSGALSQMHVIMRSQREYAHYGNQYFSGQELPDVDVDWDRENLIAIHLGRRYTAGYGVRVIDVQQINRGQITVNYYEETAPMFAKQDSTSPFVWIRIPRGIGTIQVIKAPGKPLGQ, from the coding sequence ATGAAATTCTGGCTCGCATTGTGCGTTCTCCTGTGCGCTGCGTTCGGTGTCGCGCAGTTCGACATGCAGGGCAAACCGGTGGTCCGCTGGAGCACCTACTCCTCGGGCACGCAGTGCAATGCCACGAAGTACTCGGCGGTCGCTCTGGCGACAGAAGGTGACTTCCAACGTTACTGGCAGCAGAACCTGCAAGGGTGCGCACCGACCGACGTCGACTGGAACACCGAACAGATCTTCGCGATCCACCTGGGCAGACGCACATCCGGCGGCTACCGGGTGTTTGTCCAATCCATCGAGCTGGAGCAGAACACGCTTTGGGTGCGCTACGTCGAAGAGACCCCCGCGCGGGGGAGCGCGACCGCAAGTGTGATGACCTCGCCCTACGTGCTCATCCGCATCAAGCGCACTTCGGGCGTTCCCCGGTTCGTGGGCACCCTGCGCGAGAGTCGGACCATCTATGCGCCGGTCCCCGACTGTCGATGCTCGCGCGGTTGCCTCGCGAACTGCGCCTGCGCCTGTCACCGGCAAGTCGACTACCCTCAGATCGTTCCATACCGCACGCTCTGGAACGGCCAATACTCGGGTGCACTCTCGCAGATGCATGTGATCATGCGCAGTCAGCGGGAGTACGCCCACTATGGCAACCAGTACTTCTCGGGCCAAGAACTGCCGGATGTGGACGTCGATTGGGACCGCGAGAACCTGATCGCCATCCACCTTGGGCGTCGATACACCGCAGGCTACGGCGTGCGAGTCATCGACGTGCAGCAGATCAACCGGGGCCAGATCACGGTCAACTACTATGAGGAGACCGCGCCGATGTTCGCGAAGCAAGACAGCACAAGCCCGTTTGTCTGGATTCGGATTCCACGTGGAATCGGCACCATCCAAGTCATCAAGGCACCCGGCAAGCCGCTGGGGCAGTGA